Sequence from the Mycobacterium florentinum genome:
GCAACCGCATCGGGCGGATGTGGTAGTCGAGGTCGACCTTGCAGTGCTCGCGCCACATCGGATGGTGGAACTTCCACGGGATGTCGACGAGCTGATACGTGAAGGGCTCCAGCTTGTTCAGCCTGGCCCCGATGACCTGGCGAAACGAGGCGACGTCGAAGTCGCGGCGATCCGGGTCGATCTCGACGACGGCGACCTTGATCGTGTGCATGTGCACGTTCGGGGTCTCGCTGTACAGCAGTACCGAGTCCCAGCCGCTCAGCCGTTTCATCGCCGCCCCTTCCCCTCAAGCAGGGACCTTACTCAGCGGCCGAGCTAGATGACCTCTTTTGACCTGATCTGCAACTTGGTGCGGTAGATCTGGTTGAGGAACAGCGAAGTCGCATGGGCCGCCACACCGGCGCGCTCGCCGTCGATCATGTCGAAGCCGTGTCCGGCCCCCGGCAACTCCAGGTACCCGACCATCGAATGCGAGACCGCCCGCAGCCGATCGACGAAGCTGCGCGCCTGCTCGACCGGGATGACGCTGTCCTTGCTGCCGTGAATCACCAAGAACGGCGGGGCATTCCGGTGCACCCGCGCGATCGGCGACGCGTCCCGGTACAGCTCGGGGTGACGGGCGATGGATTTCTTGACCACCACCCGCTCCAGGAATTCGACGAACCTGTCCCGCTCCGGGGTGGAGCGGTCCTCCCAGTCGTAGCGGCCGTAGATGCCGACCACCGCGTCCACCGAGCTGTCCGCGCCCTCCGGCAGCCTGCGCTCGAAGTCCGGGTCGTCGGGTGTGAGTCCGGCCAGTGCGGACAGGTGCCCGCCCGCCGAACAGCCCGCCACCGCAACGAAATCGCGGTCACCGCCGAACTTGTCGACGTTGGCGCGCGCCCATGCGATCGCGGTCTTGACGTCGGTGATGTGACGCGGCCAGCGGTGATACGGCGCCACCCGGTAGTCGATCGCCAGGCATACCCAGCCCTGCTCGGCCAGGCGCGACATCAGGGTGGTGCCCTGCATCATCGCGCGCCCGTGCACCCAGGCGCCGCCCGGAACGAAGATCAGCACCGGTGCGGGCTGGGCCGGCAGATCCTTGCGCCGCCAGACATCGAGCACCTGCGCGGGGTGGTCGCCGTAATGCACGGCCCGGCGGTACAGATAGCGGCGCTGCCGCAACGCGTCCCAGATCGGCGGCGTCTTCTCGGCCGCCGGCCATTCGGCGTCGAGGTCCGCGGCCGACACCACGCCGCGCAAGGCGGCGACGGACACGTCGTGCGTGCTTTCCCGGTCCCGGCGGCGCGCGTCGTTGATGCCCGGCGTCAGCAAGTCCTTCTTCAGGGCAGAAAAAGCCTCCGGTGCATGCCGCGCACCCCAGACACCCATCGCGGTCACGCCACCCAGTGGTTCCAGGTGCTTACCGACCACCGGTAGCGAAGCTCCGGCAACGCTTAGTGCCAGCGCATAGTCGGCGGGACGGGCCCGCAGCAACCATTTCAAACAGGGTGTCATGCTGGGGACCCTCGCCGTCATGTAGGGGACTGTACCCCCACCGCGTCAGGGGAAACTGACGTTTGTGTAGAAGCGGCGGACATGACGCGAAATCACCCGGATAGATGTTTGCTAAATTGCCGGATTCACTGCCCTAGACAGGGTTTTTAGCTTCGCTGGACGAGGCGCGCCGACGCGCCGCGAAGAGCCGGATCGTGTAGCAGATAGCGCTCATTGCGAACATCGCCGCGGTGAGCAGCAGCCACCTGCCCAGGAAGGGCTGCTGGGTTTGTCCGGTCGCCGCCAGGTAGGTGGGCCCGCCCTGCTCGATGATGCCGGGCAAAAAGATCAGCAACGTCAGCCCAGCCCCCATCGCGGGCACGCGAATGTAGTTGCGGGCGAGCACCTTTGGGTGTCCCCGAGGCGGGCGGGCCGACAGCAGCCGATCGGCCAGCGCGTAGAGCGGGAAGAACAGCAGATCGTGAACGACCACGGCGGCGGCGAACCAGACCGCGATCGACTGCCACCAGGTTTCGGGGTTCCACAGCGTCGCCGGTTGGAAGGTGAACAGGATGTAGCCCAGCAGCGCGAACCCGCACACCATCGTCAGCAGGTGCAGCGGATGCGATCCGTAGATCGCGGCGAAACGTGTTGAATGTCTTGTCATCTCAACCGCCTTCGAATTCGATGGCGGCCACCCATTTGGTGTTGTGCACGCCGGGCAGCGCGGGCCCGATGATCCGGGCCGGATAGCCGTGGTCCAGGGACAGGTCGGCGCCGTTGACCCGCAGCGCCAGCAGGGCCTCGGGATCGCGAATCTGGTTGGCCTGCAACGTCGCCTGACCGAAGGCGCCGCCTCGCTGCAGCGACAGCACCCGGGCCGAGCGCGGCGCGGGTACGCCCGCGATGCGGGCCAGCTCGGCCAGCCGGACCCCGCTCCAGGTCTGGACGGTCGACCATCCTTCGACGCACGCTAGCGGCAAGCGCGCGGTGGTTTGCGGCATTCCGGCCAGCGCGGCGCGGTCCAGCGTGACTTCGGAATGACCACCACGCAAGACCAATACCCAACTCGCGCCGACACTTTCGTGGGTGATGCCCGCGGCGACCGCGGTCTTGTTGACCGGGAAGTCACTGCGGCCCCGCCCGCGTGGCAACAGCAGGGCGGCGCCGCGGGCAGCTCCACCGACGGTCTGGCCGACGGTGAGCGCCGCGATCAGCAGCACGCCGCTGCCGACCAGCGCGAGGGCCCCGCGCCTGC
This genomic interval carries:
- a CDS encoding alpha/beta hydrolase — encoded protein: MTARVPSMTPCLKWLLRARPADYALALSVAGASLPVVGKHLEPLGGVTAMGVWGARHAPEAFSALKKDLLTPGINDARRRDRESTHDVSVAALRGVVSAADLDAEWPAAEKTPPIWDALRQRRYLYRRAVHYGDHPAQVLDVWRRKDLPAQPAPVLIFVPGGAWVHGRAMMQGTTLMSRLAEQGWVCLAIDYRVAPYHRWPRHITDVKTAIAWARANVDKFGGDRDFVAVAGCSAGGHLSALAGLTPDDPDFERRLPEGADSSVDAVVGIYGRYDWEDRSTPERDRFVEFLERVVVKKSIARHPELYRDASPIARVHRNAPPFLVIHGSKDSVIPVEQARSFVDRLRAVSHSMVGYLELPGAGHGFDMIDGERAGVAAHATSLFLNQIYRTKLQIRSKEVI